Proteins from a single region of Amycolatopsis sp. CA-230715:
- a CDS encoding NADH-quinone oxidoreductase subunit M, which translates to MTWLLVLILLPLVGAIVLSGLRGDDKLATRVALGFGILELLLIIPLWASYSPGGARLQQTTSMDWIPGFGIHISFGMDGIALVMIAVIALLVPIVIGALSSTDKLPEGRSAGGFLSLILVQQALTIAVFAATDVFLFYVLFEIMLIPMYFLIGGYGGANRQYAAVKFFLYSFLGGLIMLASAIGAYSLASDKLGQGTFDWATLVTVVRDAPASTQIWLFLGFFLAFAIKAPLVPLHTWLPDAAGQAPIGVAVLLVGVLDKVGTFGFLRYCIPMFPEASKTLAPLVLVLAVLGVLYGSILAAGQTDMKRFIAYVSIAHFGFIALGIFSFPVNGSAADAASAEPAMVGSVSYMLNHSLATGMLIVVVGMIVRRGGSTRISDYGGMAKVTPLLGGMLLVAGLSTLSLPGTNSFISEFLVLLGSFTTRPVYAILATIGMVLAAAYVLWLYQRVMQGPVRGDAMLGAGGGPGTAIAPELGAKKGIRDLGGKEIAVLAPLVVLIIGLGFYPKPVLDTITPSVQATMSSVVQQGGK; encoded by the coding sequence ATGACCTGGCTGCTCGTCCTCATCCTGTTGCCGCTCGTCGGCGCGATCGTCCTCAGTGGACTTCGCGGCGACGACAAGCTGGCGACCAGGGTCGCGCTCGGCTTCGGGATCTTGGAGCTGCTGCTGATCATCCCGCTGTGGGCGAGCTACAGCCCCGGTGGCGCCCGGTTGCAGCAGACCACGTCGATGGACTGGATCCCCGGGTTCGGCATCCACATCTCGTTCGGCATGGACGGTATCGCGCTGGTGATGATCGCGGTCATCGCGCTGCTGGTGCCGATCGTGATCGGCGCACTGTCCTCGACGGACAAACTGCCGGAAGGCCGCAGCGCGGGCGGGTTCCTGTCGCTGATCCTGGTGCAGCAGGCGCTGACGATCGCGGTGTTCGCCGCGACCGACGTGTTCCTGTTCTACGTGCTGTTCGAGATCATGCTGATCCCGATGTACTTCCTCATCGGCGGGTACGGCGGCGCGAACCGCCAGTACGCGGCGGTGAAGTTCTTCCTGTACTCGTTCCTCGGCGGCCTGATCATGCTGGCCTCGGCGATCGGCGCGTACTCGCTCGCGTCGGACAAGCTGGGCCAGGGCACGTTCGACTGGGCGACGCTGGTGACCGTGGTGCGGGACGCGCCCGCGAGCACGCAGATCTGGTTGTTCCTCGGCTTCTTCCTCGCCTTCGCGATCAAGGCGCCGCTGGTTCCCTTGCACACCTGGCTTCCCGACGCGGCGGGCCAGGCGCCGATCGGCGTCGCGGTGCTGCTCGTCGGCGTGCTCGACAAGGTCGGCACCTTCGGGTTCCTGCGCTACTGCATCCCGATGTTCCCCGAAGCCAGCAAGACGCTCGCGCCACTCGTGCTGGTGCTGGCCGTGCTCGGGGTGCTCTACGGGTCGATCCTCGCCGCGGGCCAGACCGACATGAAGCGCTTCATCGCGTACGTGTCGATCGCGCACTTCGGGTTCATCGCGCTCGGCATCTTTTCCTTCCCGGTCAACGGAAGCGCTGCCGACGCGGCTTCGGCGGAGCCCGCGATGGTCGGCTCGGTGTCGTACATGCTCAACCACAGCCTCGCCACCGGGATGCTGATCGTGGTGGTCGGCATGATCGTGCGGCGCGGCGGCTCGACCCGGATCTCCGACTACGGCGGGATGGCGAAGGTGACGCCGCTGCTCGGCGGCATGCTGCTGGTCGCCGGACTGTCCACTTTGTCCTTGCCGGGCACGAACTCGTTCATCAGCGAGTTCCTGGTGCTGCTGGGGTCCTTCACCACGCGGCCGGTGTACGCGATCCTCGCGACGATCGGCATGGTGCTGGCCGCGGCGTACGTGCTGTGGCTCTACCAGCGCGTGATGCAGGGCCCGGTCCGCGGTGACGCGATGCTCGGCGCCGGGGGAGGCCCCGGTACCGCGATCGCGCCGGAACTCGGGGCCAAGAAAGGGATCCGCGATCTCGGGGGCAAGGAAATCGCCGTGCTGGCCCCGCTGGTCGTCCTGATCATCGGGCTCGGGTTCTACCCGAAGCCCGTGCTGGACACGATCACCCCATCTGTGCAGGCAACCATGTCCTCGGTTGTCCAGCAGGGAGGCAAGTAA
- a CDS encoding helix-turn-helix domain-containing protein encodes MDPETEELLGVVGPRLRALRRDRGVTLADLAATTGVSESTLSRLESGQRRATLELLLPLARTYGVPLDDLVGAPRTGDPRIHLKPIRKFGMVFIPLSKRPGGTQAFKMIIPARPEPLEPTPQTHEGLEWLYVLNGKLRLVVGERDLVLPPGEAAEFDTSLPHWLGSADGGAVELLILFGLQGVKSHVRAPAD; translated from the coding sequence GTGGACCCCGAAACGGAAGAGCTGCTCGGCGTCGTGGGACCGCGGCTGCGCGCGCTGCGCCGGGATCGCGGCGTCACCCTCGCCGATCTCGCGGCGACGACCGGGGTTTCGGAGAGCACGCTGTCCCGGCTGGAAAGCGGTCAGCGCAGGGCGACGCTGGAACTGCTGCTGCCGCTGGCCCGCACCTACGGCGTCCCGCTGGACGATCTCGTCGGCGCGCCGCGCACCGGCGACCCGCGGATCCACCTCAAGCCGATCCGGAAGTTCGGCATGGTCTTCATCCCGCTGTCCAAGCGGCCGGGCGGCACGCAGGCGTTCAAGATGATCATCCCCGCGCGGCCGGAACCCCTCGAACCGACGCCGCAGACCCACGAAGGCCTCGAATGGCTGTACGTGCTCAACGGGAAGCTGCGGCTGGTGGTCGGCGAGCGCGACCTGGTCCTGCCGCCCGGCGAGGCCGCCGAATTCGACACGTCGCTGCCGCACTGGCTGGGCAGCGCTGACGGCGGCGCGGTCGAACTGCTGATCCTATTCGGCCTGCAAGGCGTGAAGTCCCACGTCCGCGCCCCGGCCGACTGA
- a CDS encoding NADH-quinone oxidoreductase subunit J → MIASFLAQQAPTLSTVVTTGEAISFWILAPIALAGALGMIFARNAVHSALWLVLTMLTLGILYMIQNAPFLGFTQIIVYTGAIMMLFLFVLMMAGRDSSDSVVEVLRGQRLAAAVLGIGIAGIVVGALVRSLSNVTPAPPLDPSTPQGGGAGGLGRLIFTDYLFPFELTSALLITAAMGAMVLAFTDRHAKGGKRSQKELVEARFRGEYERPSPKPGPGVFATANSVATPALLPDGSVAPESLSELIESTAATRLDAERKQVKGEEAGPDAHALVGTEEGEEK, encoded by the coding sequence ATGATCGCCAGCTTCCTCGCGCAGCAGGCCCCGACACTGTCCACTGTGGTCACGACGGGCGAGGCGATTTCGTTCTGGATCCTCGCGCCGATCGCCCTCGCGGGCGCGCTGGGCATGATCTTCGCGCGCAACGCGGTGCACTCCGCGCTGTGGCTCGTGCTGACCATGCTCACGCTCGGCATCCTGTACATGATCCAGAACGCGCCGTTCCTCGGCTTCACCCAGATCATCGTCTACACCGGCGCGATCATGATGCTGTTCCTGTTCGTGCTGATGATGGCTGGCCGGGATTCCTCGGACTCCGTGGTCGAAGTGCTGCGCGGCCAGCGGCTCGCCGCCGCCGTGCTGGGCATCGGCATCGCGGGCATCGTGGTCGGCGCGCTGGTGCGGTCGCTGTCGAACGTCACCCCGGCCCCGCCGCTCGACCCGTCGACCCCGCAGGGCGGCGGCGCGGGCGGGCTCGGGCGGCTGATCTTCACCGACTACCTGTTCCCGTTCGAGCTCACCTCCGCGCTGCTGATCACCGCCGCGATGGGCGCGATGGTGCTGGCCTTCACCGACCGGCACGCCAAGGGCGGCAAGCGGTCGCAGAAGGAACTCGTCGAAGCGCGCTTCCGCGGCGAGTACGAGCGCCCGTCGCCGAAACCGGGCCCCGGCGTGTTCGCCACCGCCAACTCCGTCGCCACCCCGGCGCTGCTGCCGGACGGGTCGGTGGCGCCGGAATCGCTGTCCGAGCTCATCGAATCCACCGCGGCCACCCGCCTCGACGCCGAGCGCAAGCAGGTCAAGGGCGAGGAAGCCGGACCGGACGCGCACGCGCTCGTGGGCACCGAGGAAGGGGAAGAGAAGTGA
- the nuoI gene encoding NADH-quinone oxidoreductase subunit NuoI, translating into MGFFDPVKGFGVTFGMMFKKVATEEYPEAGAPAAPRYHGRHQLNRHPDGLEKCVGCELCAWACPADAIFVEGGDNTEEARYSPGERYGADYQINYLRCIGCGLCIEACPTRSLTMINFYELADDDRQRLIYTKEDLLAPLLPGMEQPPHPMRLGDNEQDYYVNGPELAKGRGVPTGETVETSEEKAMQ; encoded by the coding sequence ATGGGGTTCTTTGATCCCGTAAAGGGCTTCGGCGTCACCTTCGGGATGATGTTCAAGAAGGTGGCCACCGAGGAGTATCCCGAGGCAGGCGCCCCGGCCGCGCCGCGCTACCACGGGCGGCACCAGCTCAACCGGCATCCGGACGGGCTGGAGAAGTGCGTCGGCTGCGAGCTGTGCGCGTGGGCGTGCCCGGCGGACGCGATCTTCGTCGAAGGCGGCGACAACACCGAAGAGGCCCGGTACTCGCCTGGTGAGCGGTACGGCGCCGACTACCAGATCAACTACCTGCGCTGCATCGGCTGCGGGTTGTGCATCGAGGCCTGCCCGACCCGGTCCCTGACGATGATCAACTTCTACGAGCTCGCCGACGACGACCGCCAGCGGCTCATCTACACCAAGGAAGACCTCCTAGCCCCGCTCCTGCCGGGCATGGAGCAGCCGCCGCACCCGATGCGGCTCGGCGACAACGAGCAGGACTACTACGTCAACGGGCCGGAGCTGGCGAAGGGCCGCGGCGTCCCGACCGGCGAGACGGTCGAAACCTCCGAAGAGAAGGCGATGCAATGA
- the nuoK gene encoding NADH-quinone oxidoreductase subunit NuoK — translation MTPTYYLLLSALLFAIGAVGVLVRRNAIVVFMCVELMLNAVNLTLVTFARINGGLDGQVMAFFVMVVAAAEVVVGLAIIMSIFRTRRSASVDDTNLLKY, via the coding sequence GTGACCCCCACCTACTACCTGCTGCTTTCGGCGCTGCTGTTCGCGATCGGCGCGGTCGGCGTGCTGGTGCGGCGCAACGCGATCGTGGTGTTCATGTGCGTCGAGCTGATGCTCAACGCGGTGAACCTCACGCTCGTCACCTTCGCCAGGATCAACGGCGGCCTCGACGGCCAGGTGATGGCGTTCTTCGTGATGGTCGTCGCCGCCGCGGAGGTCGTGGTCGGGCTGGCGATCATCATGTCGATCTTCCGGACCCGGCGCTCCGCCTCGGTCGACGACACGAACCTGCTGAAGTACTAG
- a CDS encoding DUF6204 family protein: MLTYRVLVTGKFDRPDEETRARLLAELDKDGFPQLKFTEEGSLAYSEHLGSFSFRCVVLAKPGSGADQDAKDQAELMAMERLDSLGYPYRDVTSAPTCMDTIKINRKR; encoded by the coding sequence ATGCTGACGTATCGGGTGCTGGTCACGGGCAAGTTCGACCGGCCGGACGAGGAGACCAGGGCGCGGCTGCTGGCGGAGCTGGACAAGGACGGTTTCCCGCAGCTGAAGTTCACCGAGGAAGGCTCGCTGGCCTACAGCGAGCACCTCGGTTCCTTCTCGTTCCGGTGCGTGGTGCTCGCCAAGCCCGGCTCCGGCGCGGACCAGGACGCGAAGGACCAGGCCGAGCTGATGGCGATGGAACGCCTCGATTCGCTCGGCTACCCGTACCGCGACGTCACCTCGGCACCGACCTGCATGGACACCATCAAGATCAACCGCAAGCGCTGA
- the nuoH gene encoding NADH-quinone oxidoreductase subunit NuoH: MSPLLAQAGPLLAQQAGEEPMTRAQLLADDPLWLILLKAVVILLIGPILTIFLIVWERKAVGRMQNRPGPNRVGPGGYLQSLADAIKLPFKEQVIPDTADRKVYFLAPVLSAVPALIALAAIPFGPEVSIFGERTVLQLVDLPVGVLVILACSSIGVYGIVLAGWSSGSPYPLLGGLRSAAQVISYEIAMGLSIVAVILYSGSLSTGAIVDAQQGGWYFYLLIPSFVIYLISMVGETNRAPFDLPEAESELVGGFHTEYSSMKFAMFFLAEYVNMVIVSAFATTLFLGGWKFPFVAADNVLNTGWWPVLWFFAKTFLLLFGFIWLRGTLPRYRYDQFMKLGWKVLVPANLVWIMVIATVRALQNSGGFSTSKGLIIGGVVLVVIVLLALLLPEKEVRDTDAVPVTGSDYPLPPLDLSVPETTPRRKALRAKARTSKKQPEAVSAAGKDGTDGVL, from the coding sequence ATGAGCCCGCTGCTGGCTCAAGCAGGACCGCTACTGGCGCAACAAGCAGGCGAGGAACCGATGACGCGGGCGCAGCTGCTCGCGGACGACCCGCTGTGGCTGATCCTGCTCAAGGCCGTGGTGATCCTGCTGATCGGCCCGATCCTGACGATCTTCCTGATCGTCTGGGAGCGCAAGGCGGTCGGCCGCATGCAGAACCGCCCCGGCCCCAACCGGGTCGGGCCCGGCGGCTACCTGCAGTCCCTCGCGGACGCGATCAAGCTCCCGTTCAAGGAGCAGGTCATCCCGGACACCGCCGACCGCAAGGTGTACTTCCTGGCGCCGGTGCTCTCCGCGGTACCCGCGCTGATCGCGCTCGCCGCGATCCCGTTCGGGCCCGAGGTGTCGATCTTCGGTGAGCGCACCGTGCTGCAGCTGGTCGACCTGCCGGTCGGCGTGCTGGTGATCCTCGCCTGCTCGTCGATCGGGGTGTACGGGATCGTCCTGGCCGGCTGGTCGTCCGGCTCGCCGTACCCGCTGCTCGGCGGGCTCCGCTCGGCGGCGCAGGTGATCTCCTACGAGATCGCGATGGGCCTGTCGATCGTCGCGGTCATCCTCTACTCGGGCTCGTTGTCGACCGGCGCCATCGTTGACGCGCAACAGGGCGGCTGGTACTTCTACCTGCTGATCCCGAGTTTCGTGATCTACCTGATCTCCATGGTCGGCGAAACGAACCGCGCGCCGTTCGACCTCCCCGAGGCCGAGTCGGAACTGGTCGGCGGGTTCCACACCGAGTACAGCTCGATGAAGTTCGCGATGTTCTTCCTCGCCGAGTACGTCAACATGGTGATCGTCTCGGCGTTCGCGACCACGTTGTTCCTCGGCGGCTGGAAGTTCCCGTTCGTGGCCGCGGACAACGTGCTCAACACCGGCTGGTGGCCGGTGCTGTGGTTCTTCGCGAAGACGTTCCTGCTGCTGTTCGGGTTCATCTGGCTGCGCGGCACGCTCCCGCGCTACCGGTACGACCAGTTCATGAAGCTGGGCTGGAAGGTACTGGTCCCGGCGAACCTGGTGTGGATCATGGTGATCGCGACGGTGCGCGCGCTGCAGAACAGCGGCGGGTTCTCCACCAGCAAGGGCCTGATCATCGGCGGCGTCGTGCTCGTGGTGATCGTGCTGCTGGCGTTGCTGCTGCCGGAGAAGGAAGTCCGCGACACCGACGCCGTGCCGGTCACCGGCAGCGACTACCCGCTGCCCCCGCTCGATCTCTCGGTGCCCGAGACGACGCCGCGCCGCAAGGCGTTGCGCGCCAAGGCCCGCACGAGCAAGAAGCAACCCGAGGCCGTGTCGGCGGCGGGAAAGGACGGCACTGATGGGGTTCTTTGA
- the nuoN gene encoding NADH-quinone oxidoreductase subunit NuoN — MLDLFLAQPAQQITAPPIAYAAILPVLIVFGAACVSVLFEAFLPKHMRWPGQVFLSVVTIAAAGVSLALYATSDSAPKQGLTTLSRAISVDRPALFLWGTLLALALGAVLLIADRSVEPGGAFVAQAAIRPGTIQDRAQVGTTGMQTEVFPLTLFALGGMMTFCAANDLLTMFIALEVLSLPLYLMCGLARRRRLLSQESAVKYFLLGAFSSAFFLYGIALLYGYANSVKLADIATAAAGTDRSDTMLFAGLGMLVVGLLFKGSVGPFHTWTPDVYQGAPTPVTAFMAACTKVAAFGGILRVLTVGFESTSWEWRGVLWGVAIISMIIGAVLGLTQTDVKRMIAYSSIAHAGFLLVGTIAMTEKGLSGTLFYLLAYGFTTLAAFGVVSLVRDANGEATHLSAWAGLAKRSPLLAGVFTFLLLALAGIPLTSGFVGKFVVFSAALSDGMAPLVVVALVMSAVAAFFYLRVIVLMYFSEPSESGPAVSVPGAFTTAAITLGVIVTLLLGVVPSFALDWAGAGGFAL; from the coding sequence ATGCTCGACCTTTTCCTCGCGCAGCCCGCGCAGCAGATCACCGCGCCGCCCATCGCGTACGCGGCGATCCTGCCGGTGCTGATCGTGTTCGGTGCGGCGTGCGTCAGCGTGCTGTTCGAGGCGTTCCTGCCCAAGCACATGCGCTGGCCGGGCCAGGTCTTCCTCAGCGTCGTCACGATCGCGGCTGCCGGTGTCTCGCTCGCGCTGTACGCCACTTCGGACAGTGCGCCCAAGCAGGGCCTCACCACGTTGAGCAGGGCGATTTCGGTCGACCGGCCCGCGTTGTTCCTGTGGGGCACGCTGCTCGCGCTGGCGCTCGGCGCGGTGCTGCTGATCGCCGACCGGTCCGTCGAGCCGGGCGGCGCGTTCGTCGCGCAGGCGGCGATCCGGCCCGGCACCATCCAGGACCGCGCGCAGGTCGGCACCACCGGTATGCAGACCGAGGTCTTCCCGCTGACGCTGTTCGCGCTCGGCGGCATGATGACCTTCTGCGCGGCCAACGACCTGCTCACCATGTTCATCGCGCTCGAGGTGCTCAGCCTCCCGCTGTACCTGATGTGCGGCCTCGCGCGCCGTCGTCGCCTGCTTTCGCAGGAGTCGGCCGTGAAGTACTTCCTGCTGGGCGCGTTCTCGTCGGCGTTCTTCCTGTACGGCATCGCGCTGCTCTACGGCTACGCGAACTCCGTCAAGCTCGCCGACATCGCGACCGCGGCCGCGGGCACCGACCGGTCCGACACGATGCTGTTCGCCGGCCTCGGCATGCTCGTCGTCGGCCTGCTGTTCAAGGGCTCGGTCGGCCCGTTCCACACCTGGACGCCGGACGTCTACCAGGGCGCGCCGACCCCGGTCACCGCGTTCATGGCGGCGTGCACCAAGGTCGCCGCGTTCGGCGGGATCCTGCGCGTGCTCACCGTCGGCTTCGAATCGACGAGCTGGGAATGGCGCGGTGTCCTGTGGGGCGTCGCGATCATCTCGATGATCATCGGCGCGGTGCTCGGCCTGACCCAGACCGACGTCAAGCGCATGATCGCGTACTCGTCGATCGCGCACGCCGGGTTCCTGCTCGTCGGCACCATCGCGATGACCGAGAAGGGCCTGTCCGGCACGCTGTTCTACCTGCTGGCCTACGGCTTCACCACGCTCGCGGCGTTCGGCGTGGTGAGCCTGGTCCGCGACGCCAACGGCGAGGCGACGCACCTGTCGGCGTGGGCGGGGCTCGCGAAGCGGTCGCCGCTGCTGGCGGGCGTGTTCACGTTCCTGCTGCTCGCGCTGGCCGGGATCCCGCTGACGAGCGGGTTCGTCGGGAAGTTCGTGGTGTTCTCGGCCGCGCTGTCCGACGGTATGGCCCCGCTGGTCGTGGTCGCGCTGGTGATGAGCGCCGTGGCGGCGTTCTTCTACCTGCGGGTGATCGTGCTGATGTACTTCTCGGAGCCGTCCGAGTCGGGGCCCGCGGTCTCGGTGCCCGGCGCGTTCACCACGGCCGCGATCACCCTCGGCGTGATCGTCACGCTGCTGCTGGGCGTGGTCCCGTCGTTCGCGCTCGACTGGGCGGGCGCGGGCGGCTTCGCGCTCTGA
- the nuoL gene encoding NADH-quinone oxidoreductase subunit L — translation MTASSWLLVAFPALGALILLVGGKRTNAWGHLLGCATVTLSFVYGVVLFFSTTGQDAANRVTDTKLFSWIPTDALQVDFGLRIDPLSVTFVLLITGVGALIHFYSIGYMSHDAERRKFFAYLNLFVASMLVLVLGNSFVTLYLGWEGVGLASYLLIGFWQDRPSAATAAKKAFLMNRVGDVGLAIAIFLMWKYVGSTGYTEVFAAVGNLPGGVVTAIGLLLLLGACGKSGQFPLQAWLPDAMEGPTPVSALIHAATMVTAGVYLVARANPIFNETADARLVVTLVGAVTLLIGCVIGCAYDDIKKVLAYSTVSQIGYMMLAVGLGPFGYALGIMHLLTHGFFKAGLFLGAGSVMHAMNDEVDMRKFGGLWRKMPITFVTFGLGYLALIGFPFLSGYFSKDAIIEAAFGQEGWKGWVFGLAAMLGAALTAFYMTRLVLMTFFGKARWKDIKSSDGRDFHPHESPSSMTVPMIVLAIGSVGAGAFFALGDRLSEWLAPSLGPLEEFEHTVIPHAAIPWLTVALSALGVLVAWLVVGRRDTPVERPANVSFPVRAARKDLYGNALNETLVARPGTWLARALVYVDNRGVDGLVNGLAAGLGGGSGRLRRMQTGFVRSYALSMLGGSFLIIAALLLVRFS, via the coding sequence TTGACCGCATCATCGTGGCTGCTGGTGGCGTTTCCCGCCCTCGGCGCGCTCATCCTCCTGGTCGGCGGGAAACGGACGAACGCGTGGGGGCACCTGCTCGGCTGCGCCACCGTCACACTGTCCTTTGTGTACGGAGTGGTGCTGTTCTTCAGTACCACCGGGCAGGACGCGGCGAACCGGGTCACCGACACGAAGCTGTTCTCGTGGATCCCGACCGACGCGCTGCAGGTCGACTTCGGGCTGCGGATCGACCCGCTGTCGGTGACCTTCGTCCTGCTGATCACCGGTGTCGGCGCGCTGATCCACTTCTACTCGATCGGCTACATGTCGCATGACGCCGAGCGGCGGAAGTTCTTCGCCTACTTGAACCTCTTCGTCGCCTCGATGCTGGTCCTGGTGCTGGGCAACAGCTTCGTGACGCTGTACCTCGGCTGGGAGGGCGTCGGCCTCGCCTCGTACCTGCTGATCGGCTTCTGGCAGGACCGCCCGTCCGCGGCCACCGCGGCGAAGAAGGCGTTCCTGATGAACCGCGTCGGTGACGTCGGGCTCGCGATCGCGATCTTCCTGATGTGGAAGTACGTCGGCAGCACCGGCTACACCGAGGTGTTCGCCGCGGTCGGGAACCTGCCCGGCGGCGTGGTCACCGCGATCGGCCTGCTGCTCCTGCTCGGCGCCTGCGGCAAGTCGGGCCAGTTCCCGCTGCAGGCCTGGCTCCCGGACGCGATGGAAGGCCCCACCCCGGTTTCCGCGCTCATCCACGCGGCCACCATGGTCACCGCGGGCGTCTATCTCGTCGCCCGCGCGAACCCGATCTTCAACGAGACCGCCGACGCGCGGCTCGTGGTCACCCTCGTCGGCGCGGTCACGCTGCTGATCGGGTGCGTCATCGGCTGCGCCTACGACGACATCAAGAAGGTGCTCGCCTATTCGACGGTGAGCCAGATCGGCTACATGATGCTGGCGGTCGGCCTCGGCCCGTTCGGCTACGCGCTCGGCATCATGCACCTGCTCACGCACGGCTTCTTCAAGGCGGGCCTGTTCCTCGGCGCCGGTTCGGTCATGCACGCCATGAACGACGAGGTCGACATGCGGAAGTTCGGCGGGCTGTGGCGCAAGATGCCGATCACCTTCGTCACCTTCGGCCTCGGCTACCTCGCGCTGATCGGCTTCCCGTTCCTGTCGGGCTACTTCTCGAAGGACGCGATCATCGAAGCCGCGTTCGGCCAGGAAGGCTGGAAGGGCTGGGTGTTCGGGCTCGCCGCGATGCTCGGCGCCGCGCTCACCGCGTTCTACATGACGCGGCTGGTGCTGATGACGTTCTTCGGCAAGGCGCGCTGGAAGGACATCAAGAGCAGCGACGGCAGGGACTTCCACCCGCACGAATCGCCGTCGAGCATGACCGTGCCGATGATCGTGCTGGCGATCGGCTCGGTCGGCGCCGGTGCCTTCTTCGCGCTCGGCGACCGGCTTTCCGAATGGCTCGCCCCGTCGCTCGGCCCACTGGAGGAGTTCGAGCACACGGTCATCCCGCACGCGGCCATCCCGTGGCTGACCGTCGCGCTGTCCGCGCTCGGCGTGCTGGTCGCCTGGCTCGTCGTCGGCAGGCGGGACACCCCGGTCGAACGCCCGGCGAACGTGTCGTTCCCGGTCCGCGCGGCCCGCAAGGACCTCTACGGCAACGCGCTCAACGAAACCCTGGTCGCCCGTCCTGGCACCTGGCTCGCCCGCGCGCTGGTGTACGTGGACAACCGGGGCGTCGACGGTCTCGTCAACGGGCTCGCCGCCGGTCTCGGCGGCGGATCGGGGCGCCTGCGCCGCATGCAGACCGGTTTCGTCCGCTCCTACGCACTGTCGATGCTCGGGGGCTCGTTCCTGATCATCGCCGCGCTCCTGTTGGTGAGGTTCTCATGA